Proteins encoded in a region of the Tachyglossus aculeatus isolate mTacAcu1 chromosome 11, mTacAcu1.pri, whole genome shotgun sequence genome:
- the SALL1 gene encoding sal-like protein 1, protein MSRRKQAKPQHFQSDPELARLPQRDGDTEKGQAGRSAKNKGAHVCGRCCAEFFELSDLLQHKKNCTKNQLVLIVNENPASPSETFSPSSPSDNPDEQMNGLVNNTDRVDCSDLSEQNKLDREEESMEVEAPGAHKSGSGAGSLSESITSSNSSSMGTSAIATSLPQIGDLAALGNFSVINSNVIIENLQSTKVAVAQFSQEARHNGASPNKLAVPALMEQLMALQQQQIHQLQLIEQIRHQILLLASQNADLPTPSGSSQGTLRTSANPLSTLSSHLSQQLAAAAGLAQSLASQSASIGGVKHLPPIQLPQSNPGSTVIPPGNRSSPNISILAAAVPTPSSEKVASSVGGPQLSAPPATTSSSSCSSSSSSSSSSSPAFAISSLLSPASNPLLPQPAPSNPVFPSPLPSVGTAAEDLNSLSALAQQRKSKPPNVTAFEAKSASDEAFFKHKCRFCAKVFGSDSALQIHLRSHTGERPFKCNICGNRFSTKGNLKVHFQRHKEKYPHIQMNPYPVPEHLDNIPTSTGIPYGMSIPPEKPVTSWLDTKPVLPTLTASVGLPLPPTLPTLTPFIKTEEPPPVPIGPPSGSPSASIKSDPGVADPAPRNPGGLPEAAEGGDGPPPALKPEEGAPPSGPLPRPSSTVSSPAAEQGPGPTATPFPGPLGPLMSERFRAKFPFGGLLDAAPASETSKLQQLVENIDKKAPDPNQCIICHRVLSCQSALKMHYRTHTGERPFKCKICGRAFTTKGNLKTHYSVHRAMPPLRVQHSCPICQKKFTNAVVLQQHIRMHMGGQIPNTPVADHSYPESMESDTGSFDEKTFDDPDNFSDENMEDGPDGGGVPPGTPRSADASHDSLSSSPLPPEMSSIAALENQMKLINAGLAEQLQASLKSVESGSVEGDRLTNDSSSVGGDVESQSAGSPALSESTSSTQAPSPANSSHDYRKSPSVDEKPPPGAPPADFADGPSPAPVNGGALDLTSGHPEKLIKEDSLGLLFPFRDRGKFKNTACDICGKTFACQSALDIHYRSHTKERPFICTVCNRGFSTKGNLKQHMLTHQMRDLPSQLFEPSSAMGPNQNSATLPASALSSLIKTEVNGFMHGSPQESKDAPPGLAPTGPLTSSATSPVLLPTLPRRTPKQHYCNTCGKTFSSSSALQIHERTHTGEKPFACTICGRAFTTKGNLKVHMGTHMWNSTPARRGRRLSVDGPMTFLGGNPVKFPEMFQKDLAARSGNGDPSSFWNQYAAALSNGLAMKTNEISVIQNGGLPPIPGSLGNGSSSPISGLTGSLEKLQNAEPNAPLAGLEKMASSENGTNFRFTHFVEENKEIVTN, encoded by the exons GAGACACGGAGAAGGGTCAGGCCGGTCGAAGCGCTAAGAACAAGGGGGCTCATGTCTGTGGCAGGTGCTGCGCTGAGTTCTTTGAATTATCAGATCTCCTGCAACACAAGAAGAACTGCACTAAAAATCAATTAGTTTTAATTGTGAATGAAAATCCAGCGTCTCCTTCCGAAAccttctcccccagctccccttctGATAATCCTGACGAACAGATGAATGGCCTAGTTAATAACACAGATCGAGTAGACTGCAGTGACCTTTCAGAGCAGAACAAACTTGACAGAGAAGAAGAATCTATGGAGGTGGAGGCCCCTGGCGCTCACAAAAGTGGTAGTGGTGCGGGGAGCCTCAGTGAGAGTATCACAAGCAGCAACAGCTCCTCGATGGGTACCTCAGCTATCGCAACCTCTCTACCTCAAATCGGGGACCTGGCAGCTCTGGGCAACTTTTCCGTGATCAACAGCAACGTCATCATCGAGAACCTGCAGAGCACGAAGGTCGCCGTTGCTCAATTCTCCCAGGAAGCGAGACACAACGGGGCCTCCCCCAATAAACTGGCCGTCCCGGCCCTCATGGAGCAGCTCATGGCCCTACAGCAGCAGCAGATCCACCAGTTGCAACTGATCGAGCAGATCCGACACCAAATATTGCTGTTGGCTTCCCAAAACGCCGACCTGCCAACGCCTTCCGGCTCTTCTCAAGGTACTTTACGAACATCTGCCAACCCCCTGTCCACGTTAAGCTCCCACTTATCCCAGCAGCTGGCGGCAGCAGCTGGATTAGCACAGAGCCTTGCGAGCCAATCTGCCAGCATCGGCGGTGTGAAACACCTGCCTCCGATCCAGCTACCTCAGAGCAACCCTGGCAGCACAGTCATCCCACCCGGCAATCGCTCGTCTCCAAATATCTCCATCTTGGCCGCGGCggtccccaccccttcctccgaGAAAGTGGCTTCGAGCGTCGGGGGCCCCCAGCTCAGCGCCCCACCGGCAAcgacgtcctcctcctcctgctcctcttcctcctcctcctcctcttcctcctcaccagcTTTCGCAATAAGCAGCTTGTTAAGTCCTGCATCGAATCCTCTTCTACCTCAACCTGCCCCCAGCAACCCTGttttccccagccccctgcccagcgTGGGAACCGCCGCGGAGGACCTGAACTCCCTGTCTGCCCTGGCCCAGCAGAGGAAAAGCAAGCCACCAAATGTAACGGCTTTCGAAGCCAAGAGCGCTTCGGATGAGGCATTCTTCAAACACAAGTGCAGGTTCTGCGCCAAGGTGTTTGGGagcgacagtgctctgcagatccACCTCCGCTCCCACACTGGCGAGAGGCCCTTCAAATGTAACATATGTGGGAACAGGTTCTCCACTAAGGGGAACCTGAAGGTGCACTTCCAGCGCCACAAAGAGAAATACCCTCACATCCAGATGAACCCTTACCCAGTGCCCGAGCACCTGGACAACATCCCCACCAGTACGGGGATCCCCTACGGAATGTCCATCCCCCCCGAGAAACCTGTCACCAGCTGGCTGGACACAAAGCCTGTTCTGCCCACGCTGACTGCCTCGGTCGGCCTGCCGCTTCCTCCGACGCTCCCCACCCTGACACCCTTCATCAAGACGGAGGAGCCCCCACCGGTCCCCATCGGGCCCCCCTCTGGCAGCCCGTCGGCCTCCATTAAGAGTGACCCAGGGGTGGCGGACCCCGCCCCGAGGAACCCCGGCGGGCTCCCCGAGGCTGCAGAGGGGGGTGACGGGCCCCCGCCCGCCCTCAAGCCAGAAGAGGGGGCCCCGCCCTCGGGCCCCCTCCCACGGCCCAGCAGCACCGTGAGCTCCCCAGCTGCCGAGCAAGGCCCCGGACCCACCGccacccccttccctggcccACTGGGACCCCTCATGTCAGAGCGGTTCAGGGCCAAGTTCCCCTTCGGGGGGCTCTTGGACGCGGCCCCAGCCTCGGAGACCTCGAAACTGCAGCAGCTGGTGGAAAACATCGACAAGAAGGCCCCGGACCCCAACCAGTGCATCATTTGCCACCGCGTGCTCAGCTGCCAGAGCGCGCTCAAGATGCACTACCGCACCCACACTGGAGAGCGGCCCTTCAAGTGCAAGATCTGCGGCCGGGCCTTCACCACCAAAGGGAATCTGAAGACCCACTACAGCGTGCACCGGGCCATGCCCCCGCTTCGAGTCCAGCACTCGTGCCCCATCTGCCAGAAGAAGTTCACCAATGCCGTTGTGCTGCAGCAGCACATTCGCATGCACATGGGGGGCCAGATCCCCAACACCCCAGTTGCGGACCACAGCTACCCCGAGTCGATGGAGTCCGACACCGGCTCCTTCGACGAGAAGACCTTCGACGACCCGGACAACTTCTCGGACGAGAACATGGAGGATGGCCCAGACGGCGGCGGCGTGCCCCCCGGCACCCCCAGGTCAGCCGACGCGTCCCACGACAGCCTGTCCTCGTCCCCGCTGCCACCGGAGATGTCCAGCATCGCTGCCCTGGAGAACCAGATGAAGCTGATCAACGCCGGGCTGGCCGAGCAGCTCCAGGCCAGCTTGAAGTCCGTGGAGAGTGGGTCGGTGGAGGGGGACAGGCTGACCAATGACTCCTCCTCCGTGGGGGGCGACGTGGAGAGCCAGAGTGCAGGGAGCCCGGCTCTTTCCGAGTCCACCTCCTCCACGCAGGCCCCGTCGCCAGCCAACAGCTCGCATGACTACCGCAAGTCGCCGAGTGTCGACGAGAAGCCGCCCCCTGGGGCCCCGCCTGCCGACTTCGCTGACGGCCCCTCTCCTGCCCCGGTCAACGGCGGGGCCCTGGATCTGACATCCGGTCACCCGGAGAAGCTCATCAAGGAGGATTCCTTGGGCCTGCTCTTCCCCTTCAGAGACCGGGGGAAGTTCAAAAACACCGCGTGCGACATCTGCGGGAAAACATTCGCTTGTCAGAGTGCCTTGGACATTCATTACCGAAGTCATACCAAAGAGAGACCCTTCATTTGCACAGTTTGCAATCGCGGCTTTTCTACAAAGGGTAATTTGAAGCAGCACATGTTGACACATCAGATGCGCGATCTACCATCACAACTTTTCGAGCCTAGCTCCGCTATGGGCCCCAATCAGAACTCTGCCACCCTCCCTGCCAGCGCCTTGTCGTCACTCATAAAGACCGAAGTGAATGGTTTCATGCACGGTTCCCCTCAGGAGAGCAAGGATGCCCCCCCAGGTCTGGCCCCCACGGGGCCTCTGACCTCTTCCGCCACCTCACCTGTcctgctccccaccctccccaggagAACCCCCAAGCAGCACTACTGCAACACGTGTGGGAAGACCTTCTCTTCCTCTAGCGCCCTGCAGATCCACGAAAGGACCCACACTGGGGAGAAGCCCTTCGCCTGCACTATCTGTGGGAGAGCTTTCACAACGAAAGGCAATCTTAAG gtCCACATGGGCACCCATATGTGGAACAGCACCCCGGCAAGACGAGGCAGGAGACTTTCAGTGGATGGTCCAATGACGTTCCTAGGAGGCAATCCTGTAAAATTCCCAGAAATGTTCCAGAAAGATTTGGCTGCAAGGTCAGGAAACGGGGACCCATCCAGCTTCTGGAATCAGTATGCAGCCGCGCTTTCCAATGGCTTGGCTATGAAGACCAACGAGATCTCCGTCATTCAGAACGGTGGCCTCCCTCCAATTCCTGGAAGCCTTGGCAACGGCAGTAGTTCACCTATTAGTGGGTTGACGGGAAGTTTGGAGAAGCTCCAGAACGCTGAACCAAACGCACCTCTAGCTGGTCTGGAGAAAATGGCAAGCAGTGAAAATGGAACAAACTTCCGCTTTACCCATTTCGTGGAGGAAAACAAAGAGATCGTCACAAATTAA